The following coding sequences are from one Planctomycetota bacterium window:
- a CDS encoding tetratricopeptide repeat protein — MAFSLRGRRALLAGAAAAALAAAGAYLATRPRSGAEARPEPAALAPGASERAFVEAVLRLFQERKFREARERLRTALEGHPDAPGLRFLMGRCLYELGAYEAGLVHWERLLELDPSAEAAARRAIGMGKLRLGRAREALAHLEKAAGTGPPDPGLCLLLAEALIDLERYGEALQRLEGPESADEQAMRLRYRALVALGRAAEAEAALEAWSPPEERRPAASGFRALLRAGRLREEGDFAGALRTLDAASSGVAPESRLGLSLRRSRLAAMLEAGQAVRVIEEGAALGGVADPQIAGDALSYRVLALLEAGRRPEAVATARDFLARIDPELGDLHLVRLTMLHLAAERSEEDLEREAREVARAFANDLYYYLALATGDRRWAERAREATPGRNFPWHSILRRLGG; from the coding sequence ATGGCGTTTTCGCTTCGCGGCCGGCGCGCGCTCCTGGCCGGGGCGGCCGCGGCGGCGCTCGCGGCGGCCGGGGCCTACCTCGCGACGCGGCCGCGCTCCGGAGCGGAGGCGCGCCCGGAGCCCGCGGCGCTCGCCCCCGGCGCTTCCGAACGGGCCTTCGTGGAGGCCGTCCTGCGCCTCTTCCAGGAGCGCAAGTTCCGGGAGGCGCGCGAGCGCCTGCGGACCGCCCTCGAGGGCCACCCCGACGCGCCGGGCCTGCGCTTCCTCATGGGGCGCTGTCTGTACGAGCTGGGAGCGTACGAGGCGGGCCTGGTTCACTGGGAGCGGCTCCTCGAGCTGGATCCTTCGGCGGAAGCGGCGGCCCGGCGGGCGATCGGGATGGGCAAGCTCCGGCTCGGGCGCGCGCGCGAGGCGCTGGCGCACCTGGAGAAGGCGGCCGGAACGGGTCCGCCGGATCCCGGCCTGTGCCTTCTTCTGGCGGAAGCCCTCATCGATCTGGAACGCTACGGGGAGGCGCTCCAAAGGCTCGAGGGTCCGGAGTCCGCGGACGAACAGGCGATGCGGCTGCGGTACCGGGCGCTCGTGGCGCTCGGGCGCGCCGCCGAGGCGGAGGCCGCGCTGGAGGCGTGGTCGCCGCCGGAGGAGCGCCGCCCGGCGGCATCCGGCTTCCGGGCCCTCTTGCGCGCGGGACGCCTGCGCGAGGAAGGGGATTTCGCCGGCGCGCTGCGGACTCTGGACGCCGCCTCGAGCGGCGTCGCTCCCGAGTCCCGCCTGGGGCTGTCGCTCCGCCGCTCTCGGCTGGCGGCGATGCTGGAGGCGGGCCAGGCGGTCCGGGTGATCGAAGAGGGAGCCGCGCTGGGGGGCGTGGCCGATCCGCAGATCGCGGGAGACGCGCTTTCCTATCGGGTCCTGGCGCTTCTGGAAGCGGGGCGGCGGCCGGAGGCGGTGGCGACCGCCCGGGACTTCCTGGCGCGGATCGATCCGGAGCTCGGCGATCTCCACCTGGTCCGTCTGACCATGCTGCATCTGGCGGCCGAGCGGTCGGAGGAGGATCTCGAGCGCGAAGCCCGGGAAGTGGCGCGGGCGTTCGCGAACGACCTTTACTATTATTTGGCGCTGGCCACGGGGGACCGGCGCTGGGCCGAGCGCGCCCGGGAGGCGACGCCGGGCCGGAACTTTCCGTGGCATTCCATCCTGCGGCGACTCGGGGGATGA